A genomic region of Trifolium pratense cultivar HEN17-A07 linkage group LG3, ARS_RC_1.1, whole genome shotgun sequence contains the following coding sequences:
- the LOC123915540 gene encoding small ribosomal subunit protein S13, mitochondrial-like, whose translation MKTKTEKGRVRICFRFLDPSLSKSLFLSHPPPPAAALNPSLTALNLSPSPRRNAVQSSAAAAPLLSSPRRTTPHRTHSFSSSRFRFLCTSKSFSSKMFGFRRIVSNVAVCLRQNLSLRGCVQVRNINIGGGLGGEIPDGKRLSYALQHIHGIGRAKAHHIVCELGVENKYVKDLSKRELYSLRELLSKYLIGNDLKKLVERDVARLVGIQCYRGIRHVDGLPCRGQRTHTNSRTRKKMPTYRGSR comes from the exons atgaaaacaaaaacagaaaaaggaaGAGTTAGAATTTGCTTTCGCTTTCTCGATCCCTCTCTCTCAAAATCGCTGTTCCTCTCTCACCCACCGCCACCGGCCGCCGCTCTCAATCCCTCTCTCACTGCTCTCAATCTCTCTCCCTCACCTCGCCGTAACGCCGTTCAATCTTCCGCCGCAGCCGCACCACTGCTCAGCTCACCGCGCCGCACCACACCGCACCGCACTCACTCTTTCTCTTCGTCTCGTTTCAG GTTTTTGTGCACCTCCAAATCCTTCAGCTCCAAGATGTTTGGTTTTCGCCGAATTGTTTCTAATGTTGCTGTCTGCCTTCGTCAAAACCTATCG CTTCGTGGCTGTGTGCAAGTACGAAATATAAACATTGGAGGTGGTCTTGGAGGTGAGATTCCAGACGGCAAGCGACTTTCGTATGCTCTTCAGCATATCCACGGGATTGGCCGTGCAAAAGCTCATCACATTGTGTGTGAGCTTGGAGTTGAAAACAAATATGTGAAGGACCTAAGCAAAAGAGAACTATATTCTCTTCGTGAATTGCTTTCCAAGTACTTGATTGGAAATGATTTG aaaAAGTTAGTTGAGAGAGATGTGGCAAGGTTGGTGGGTATTCAATGCTACAGAGGGATCAGGCACGTCGATGGCTTACCCTGTCGGGGACAGCGAACTCATACAAATTCTCGCACTAGGAAGAAAATGCCTACTTACCGGGGTTCAAGATAA